CCACTAGGAGACTTTATTTTATCATCGACCATTCTTCGCTCAGCAGAATACTATACCTTGCCAATTGGTCTTTATAATTTAGTGAACCAAGCGCAAGGTGCTAGCTACACCAAATTTGCAGCAGGAGCAATTTTAATTAGTATTCCCGTTGCTTTAGTATTTTTATTGTTACAAAAGAACTTTGTTTCAGGCTTAACGTCAGGTGGAACAAAAGGATAAGAGGATTAGTAGAAAGGACATCACAAAAATGGAAAAAAAGTA
This genomic interval from Jeotgalibaca arthritidis contains the following:
- a CDS encoding ABC transporter permease subunit, with translation MITLYVGGQIPMNTYLMKGYMDSISRELDESARIDGASNTRVFFQIILPLSRPMLAVVAMNGFTGPLGDFILSSTILRSAEYYTLPIGLYNLVNQAQGASYTKFAAGAILISIPVALVFLLLQKNFVSGLTSGGTKG